The following proteins are encoded in a genomic region of Pan troglodytes isolate AG18354 chromosome 2, NHGRI_mPanTro3-v2.0_pri, whole genome shotgun sequence:
- the CHRD gene encoding chordin isoform X6 produces the protein MPSLPAPPAPLLLLGLLLLGSRPARGAGPEPPVLPIRSEKEPLPVRGAAGCSFGGKVYALDETWHPDLGEPFGVMRCVLCACEAPQWGRRTRDPGRVSCKNIKPECPTPACGQPRQLPGHCCQTCPQERSSSERQPSGLSFEYPRDPEHRSYSDRGEPGAEERARGDGHTDFVALLTGPRSQAVARARVSLLRSSLRFSISYRRLDRPTRVRFSDSNGSVLFEHPAAPTQDGLVCGVWRAVPRLSLRLLRAEQLHVALVTLTHPSGEVWGPLIRHRALAAETFSAILTLEGPPQQGVGGITLLTLSDTEDSLHFLLLFRGLLEPRSGGKWDGGKTCEKVRESTCLRKAHMCGLAGLTQVPLRLQILHQGQLLRELQANVSAQEPGFAEVLPNLTVQEMDWLVLGELQMALELAGRPGLRISGHIAARKSCDVLQSVLCGADALIPVQTGAAGSASLTLLGNGSLIYQVQVVGTSSEVVAMTLETKPQRRDQRTVLCHMAGLQPGGHTAVGICPGLGARGAHMLLQNELFLNVGTKDFPDGELRGHVAALPYCGHSARHDTLPVPLAGALVLPPVKSQAAGHAWLSLDTHCHLHYEVLLAGLGGSEQGTVTAHLLGPPGTPGPRRLLKGFYGSEAQGVVKDLEPELLRHLAKGMASLLITTKGSPRGELRGQVHIANQCEVGGLRLEAAGAEGVRALGAPDTAAAAPPVVRGLPALAPAKPGGPGRPRDPNTCFFEGQQRPHGARWAPNYDPLCSLCTCQRRTVICDPVVCPPPSCPHPVQAPDQCCPVCPEKQDVRDLPGLPRSRDPGEGELEGLLF, from the exons ATGCCGAGCCTCCCGGCCCCGCCGGCCCCGCTGCTGCTCCTCGGGCTGCTGCTGCTCGGCTCCCGGCCGGCCCGCGGCGCCGGCCCCGAGCCCCCCGTGCTGCCCATCCGTTCTGAGAAGGAGCCGCTGCCCGTTCGGGGAGCGGCAG GCTGCTCCTTCGGCGGGAAGGTCTATGCCTTGGACGAGACGTGGCACCCGGACCTAGGGGAGCCCTTCGGGGTGATGCGCTGCGTGCTGTGCGCCTGTGAGGCG CCTCAGTGGGGTCGCCGTACCAGGGACCCTGGCAGGGTCAGCTGCAAGAACATCAAACCAGAGTGCCCAACCCCAGCCTGTGGGCAGCCGCGCCAGCTGCCGGGACACTGCTGCCAGACCTGCCCCCAGG AGCGCAGCAGTTCGGAGCGGCAGCCGAGCGGCCTGTCCTTCGAGTATCCGCGGGACCCGGAGCATCGCAGTTATAGCGACCGCGGGGAGCCAGGCGCTGAGGAGCGGGCCCGTGGTGACGGCCACACGG ACTTCGTGGCGCTGCTGACAGGGCCGAGGTCGCAGGCGGTGGCACGAGCCCGAGTCTCGCTGCTGCGCTCTAGCCTCCGCTTCTCTATCTCCTACAGGCG GCTGGACCGCCCTACCAGGGTCCGCTTCTCAGACTCCAATGGCAGTGTCCTGTTTGAGCACCCTGCAGCCCCCACCCAAGATGGCCTG GTCTGTGGGGTGTGGCGGGCAGTGCCTCGGTTGTCTCTGCGGCTCCTTAGGGCAGAACAGCTGCATGTGGCACTTGTGACACTCACTCACCCTTCAGGGGAGGTCTGGGGGCCTCTCATCCGGCACCGGGCCCTGGCTGCAG AGACCTTCAGTGCCATCCTGACTCTAGAAGGCCCCCCACAGCAGGGCGTAGGGGGCATCACCCTGCTCACTCTCAGTGACACAGAGGACTCCTTGCATTTTTTGCTGCTCTTCCGAGggctgctggaacccaggagtgggGGTAAGTGGGATGGGGGCAAAACATGTGAGAAGGTTAGGGAGAGCACCTGTCTCAGAAAGGCCCACATGTGCGGCCTTGCAGGACTAACCCAGGTTCCCTTGAGGCTCCAGATTCTACACCAGGGGCAGCTACTGCGAGAACTTCAGGCCAATGTCTCAGCCCAG gaACCAGGCTTTGCTGAGGTGCTGCCCAACCTGACAGTCCAGGAGATGGACTGGCTGGTGCTGGGGGAGCTGCAGATGGCCCTGGAGTTGGCAGGCAGGCCAGGGCTGCGCATCAGTGGACACATTGCTGCCAGGAAGAGCTGCGATG TCCTGCAAAGTGTCCTTTGTGGGGCTGATGCCCTGATCCCAGTCCAGACGGGTGCTGCCGGCTCAGCCAGCCTCACGCTGCTAGGAAATGGCTCCCTGATCTATCAG GTGCAAGTGGTAGGGACAAGCAGTGAGGTGGTGGCCATGACACTGGAGACCAAGCCTCAGCGGAGGGATCAGCGCACTGTCCTGTGCCACATGGCTGGACTCCAGCCAGGAGGACACACG gccGTGGGTATCTGCCCTGGGCTGGGTGCCCGAGGGGCTCATATGCTGCTGCAGAATGAGCTCTTCCTGAACGTGGGCACCAAGGACTTCCCAGACGGAGAGCTTCGGGGGCACGTGGCTGCCCTGCCCTACTGTGGGCATAGTGCCCGCCATGACA CGCTGCCCGTGCCCCTAGCAGGAGCCCTGGTGCTACCCCCTGTGAAGAGCCAAGCAGCAGGGCACGCCTGGCTTTCCTTGGATACCCACTGTCACCTGCACTATGAAGTGCtgctggctgggcttggtggctcagaaCAAGGCACTGTCACTGCCCACCTCCTTGGGCCTCCTGGAACGCCAGGGCCTCGGCGGCTGCTGAAGGGATTCTATGGCTCAGAG gcccagggtgtggtgaAGGACCTGGAGCCGGAGCTGCTGCGGCACCTGGCAAAAGGCATGGCCTCCCTGCTGATCACCACCAAGGGTAGCCCCAGAGGGGAGCTCCGAGGGCAG GTGCACATAGCCAACCAATGTGAGGTTGGCGGACTGCGCCTGGAGGCGGCCGGGGCCGAGGGGGTGCGGGCGCTGGGGGCTCCGGATACAGCCGCTGCTGCACCGCCTGTGGTGCGTGGTCTCCCGGCCCTAGCGCCCGCCAAACCTGGTGGTCCTGGGCGGCCCCGAGACCCCAACACATGCTTCTTCGAGGGGCAGCAGCGCCCCCACGGGGCTCGCTGGGCGCCCAACTACGACCCGCTCTGCTCACTCTGCACCTGCCAG AGACGAACGGTGATCTGTGACCCGGTGGTGTGCCCACCGCCCAGCTGCCCACACCCGGTGCAGGCTCCCGACCAGTGCTGCCCTGTTTGCCCTG AGAAACAAGATGTCAGAGACTTGCCAGGGCTGCCAAGGAGCCGGGACCCAGGAGAGGGTGAGCTGGAAGG GCTGCTATTTTGA
- the CHRD gene encoding chordin isoform X3 yields MPSLPAPPAPLLLLGLLLLGSRPARGAGPEPPVLPIRSEKEPLPVRGAAGCSFGGKVYALDETWHPDLGEPFGVMRCVLCACEAPQWGRRTRDPGRVSCKNIKPECPTPACGQPRQLPGHCCQTCPQERSSSERQPSGLSFEYPRDPEHRSYSDRGEPGAEERARGDGHTDFVALLTGPRSQAVARARVSLLRSSLRFSISYRRLDRPTRVRFSDSNGSVLFEHPAAPTQDGLVCGVWRAVPRLSLRLLRAEQLHVALVTLTHPSGEVWGPLIRHRALAAETFSAILTLEGPPQQGVGGITLLTLSDTEDSLHFLLLFRGLLEPRSGGLTQVPLRLQILHQGQLLRELQANVSAQEPGFAEVLPNLTVQEMDWLVLGELQMALELAGRPGLRISGHIAARKSCDVLQSVLCGADALIPVQTGAAGSASLTLLGNGSLIYQVQVVGTSSEVVAMTLETKPQRRDQRTVLCHMAGLQPGGHTAVGICPGLGARGAHMLLQNELFLNVGTKDFPDGELRGHVAALPYCGHSARHDTLPVPLAGALVLPPVKSQAAGHAWLSLDTHCHLHYEVLLAGLGGSEQGTVTAHLLGPPGTPGPRRLLKGFYGSEAQGVVKDLEPELLRHLAKGMASLLITTKGSPRGELRGQVHIANQCEVGGLRLEAAGAEGVRALGAPDTAAAAPPVVRGLPALAPAKPGGPGRPRDPNTCFFEGQQRPHGARWAPNYDPLCSLCTCQRRTVICDPVVCPPPSCPHPVQAPDQCCPVCPEKQDVRDLPGLPRSRDPGEGCYFDGDRSWRAAGTRWHPVVPPFGLIKCAVCTCKGGTGEVHCEKVQCPRLACAQPVRVNPTDCCKQCPVGSGAHPQLGDPMQADGPRGCRFAGQWFPESQSWHPSVPPFGEMSCITCRCGAGVPHCERDDCSLPLSCGSGKESRCCSRCTAHRRPAPETRTDPELEKEAEGS; encoded by the exons ATGCCGAGCCTCCCGGCCCCGCCGGCCCCGCTGCTGCTCCTCGGGCTGCTGCTGCTCGGCTCCCGGCCGGCCCGCGGCGCCGGCCCCGAGCCCCCCGTGCTGCCCATCCGTTCTGAGAAGGAGCCGCTGCCCGTTCGGGGAGCGGCAG GCTGCTCCTTCGGCGGGAAGGTCTATGCCTTGGACGAGACGTGGCACCCGGACCTAGGGGAGCCCTTCGGGGTGATGCGCTGCGTGCTGTGCGCCTGTGAGGCG CCTCAGTGGGGTCGCCGTACCAGGGACCCTGGCAGGGTCAGCTGCAAGAACATCAAACCAGAGTGCCCAACCCCAGCCTGTGGGCAGCCGCGCCAGCTGCCGGGACACTGCTGCCAGACCTGCCCCCAGG AGCGCAGCAGTTCGGAGCGGCAGCCGAGCGGCCTGTCCTTCGAGTATCCGCGGGACCCGGAGCATCGCAGTTATAGCGACCGCGGGGAGCCAGGCGCTGAGGAGCGGGCCCGTGGTGACGGCCACACGG ACTTCGTGGCGCTGCTGACAGGGCCGAGGTCGCAGGCGGTGGCACGAGCCCGAGTCTCGCTGCTGCGCTCTAGCCTCCGCTTCTCTATCTCCTACAGGCG GCTGGACCGCCCTACCAGGGTCCGCTTCTCAGACTCCAATGGCAGTGTCCTGTTTGAGCACCCTGCAGCCCCCACCCAAGATGGCCTG GTCTGTGGGGTGTGGCGGGCAGTGCCTCGGTTGTCTCTGCGGCTCCTTAGGGCAGAACAGCTGCATGTGGCACTTGTGACACTCACTCACCCTTCAGGGGAGGTCTGGGGGCCTCTCATCCGGCACCGGGCCCTGGCTGCAG AGACCTTCAGTGCCATCCTGACTCTAGAAGGCCCCCCACAGCAGGGCGTAGGGGGCATCACCCTGCTCACTCTCAGTGACACAGAGGACTCCTTGCATTTTTTGCTGCTCTTCCGAGggctgctggaacccaggagtgggG GACTAACCCAGGTTCCCTTGAGGCTCCAGATTCTACACCAGGGGCAGCTACTGCGAGAACTTCAGGCCAATGTCTCAGCCCAG gaACCAGGCTTTGCTGAGGTGCTGCCCAACCTGACAGTCCAGGAGATGGACTGGCTGGTGCTGGGGGAGCTGCAGATGGCCCTGGAGTTGGCAGGCAGGCCAGGGCTGCGCATCAGTGGACACATTGCTGCCAGGAAGAGCTGCGATG TCCTGCAAAGTGTCCTTTGTGGGGCTGATGCCCTGATCCCAGTCCAGACGGGTGCTGCCGGCTCAGCCAGCCTCACGCTGCTAGGAAATGGCTCCCTGATCTATCAG GTGCAAGTGGTAGGGACAAGCAGTGAGGTGGTGGCCATGACACTGGAGACCAAGCCTCAGCGGAGGGATCAGCGCACTGTCCTGTGCCACATGGCTGGACTCCAGCCAGGAGGACACACG gccGTGGGTATCTGCCCTGGGCTGGGTGCCCGAGGGGCTCATATGCTGCTGCAGAATGAGCTCTTCCTGAACGTGGGCACCAAGGACTTCCCAGACGGAGAGCTTCGGGGGCACGTGGCTGCCCTGCCCTACTGTGGGCATAGTGCCCGCCATGACA CGCTGCCCGTGCCCCTAGCAGGAGCCCTGGTGCTACCCCCTGTGAAGAGCCAAGCAGCAGGGCACGCCTGGCTTTCCTTGGATACCCACTGTCACCTGCACTATGAAGTGCtgctggctgggcttggtggctcagaaCAAGGCACTGTCACTGCCCACCTCCTTGGGCCTCCTGGAACGCCAGGGCCTCGGCGGCTGCTGAAGGGATTCTATGGCTCAGAG gcccagggtgtggtgaAGGACCTGGAGCCGGAGCTGCTGCGGCACCTGGCAAAAGGCATGGCCTCCCTGCTGATCACCACCAAGGGTAGCCCCAGAGGGGAGCTCCGAGGGCAG GTGCACATAGCCAACCAATGTGAGGTTGGCGGACTGCGCCTGGAGGCGGCCGGGGCCGAGGGGGTGCGGGCGCTGGGGGCTCCGGATACAGCCGCTGCTGCACCGCCTGTGGTGCGTGGTCTCCCGGCCCTAGCGCCCGCCAAACCTGGTGGTCCTGGGCGGCCCCGAGACCCCAACACATGCTTCTTCGAGGGGCAGCAGCGCCCCCACGGGGCTCGCTGGGCGCCCAACTACGACCCGCTCTGCTCACTCTGCACCTGCCAG AGACGAACGGTGATCTGTGACCCGGTGGTGTGCCCACCGCCCAGCTGCCCACACCCGGTGCAGGCTCCCGACCAGTGCTGCCCTGTTTGCCCTG AGAAACAAGATGTCAGAGACTTGCCAGGGCTGCCAAGGAGCCGGGACCCAGGAGAGG GCTGCTATTTTGATGGTGACCGGAGCTGGCGGGCAGCGGGTACGCGGTGGCACCCCGTTGTGCCCCCCTTTGGCTTAATTAAGTGTGCTGTCTGCACCTGCAAG GGGGGCACTGGAGAGGTGCACTGTGAGAAGGTGCAGTGTCCCCGGCTGGCCTGTGCCCAGCCTGTGCGTGTCAACCCCACCGACTGCTGCAAACAGTGTCCAG TGGGGTCGGGGGCCCACCCCCAGCTGGGGGACCCCATGCAGGCTGATGGGCCCCGGGGCTGCCGTTTTGCTGGGCAGTGGTTCCCAGAGAGTCAGAGCTGGCACCCCTCAGTGCCCCCTTTTGGAGAGATGAGCTGTATCACCTGCCGATGTGGG GCAGGGGTGCCTCACTGTGAGCGGGATGACTGTTCACTGCCACTGTCCTGCGGCTCGGGGAAGGAGAGTCGATGCTGTTCCCGCTGCACGGCCCACCGGCGGC CAGCCCCAGAGACCAGAACTGATCCAGAGCTGGAGAAAGAAGCCGAAGGCTCTTAG
- the CHRD gene encoding chordin isoform X5, which produces MPSLPAPPAPLLLLGLLLLGSRPARGAGPEPPVLPIRSEKEPLPVRGAAGCSFGGKVYALDETWHPDLGEPFGVMRCVLCACEAPQWGRRTRDPGRVSCKNIKPECPTPACGQPRQLPGHCCQTCPQERSSSERQPSGLSFEYPRDPEHRSYSDRGEPGAEERARGDGHTDFVALLTGPRSQAVARARVSLLRSSLRFSISYRRLDRPTRVRFSDSNGSVLFEHPAAPTQDGLVCGVWRAVPRLSLRLLRAEQLHVALVTLTHPSGEVWGPLIRHRALAAETFSAILTLEGPPQQGVGGITLLTLSDTEDSLHFLLLFRGLLEPRSGGKWDGGKTCEKVRESTCLRKAHMCGLAGLTQVPLRLQILHQGQLLRELQANVSAQEPGFAEVLPNLTVQEMDWLVLGELQMALELAGRPGLRISGHIAARKSCDVLQSVLCGADALIPVQTGAAGSASLTLLGNGSLIYQVQVVGTSSEVVAMTLETKPQRRDQRTVLCHMAGLQPGGHTAVGICPGLGARGAHMLLQNELFLNVGTKDFPDGELRGHVAALPYCGHSARHDTLPVPLAGALVLPPVKSQAAGHAWLSLDTHCHLHYEVLLAGLGGSEQGTVTAHLLGPPGTPGPRRLLKGFYGSEAQGVVKDLEPELLRHLAKGMASLLITTKGSPRGELRGQRRTVICDPVVCPPPSCPHPVQAPDQCCPVCPEKQDVRDLPGLPRSRDPGEGCYFDGDRSWRAAGTRWHPVVPPFGLIKCAVCTCKGGTGEVHCEKVQCPRLACAQPVRVNPTDCCKQCPVGSGAHPQLGDPMQADGPRGCRFAGQWFPESQSWHPSVPPFGEMSCITCRCGAGVPHCERDDCSLPLSCGSGKESRCCSRCTAHRRPAPETRTDPELEKEAEGS; this is translated from the exons ATGCCGAGCCTCCCGGCCCCGCCGGCCCCGCTGCTGCTCCTCGGGCTGCTGCTGCTCGGCTCCCGGCCGGCCCGCGGCGCCGGCCCCGAGCCCCCCGTGCTGCCCATCCGTTCTGAGAAGGAGCCGCTGCCCGTTCGGGGAGCGGCAG GCTGCTCCTTCGGCGGGAAGGTCTATGCCTTGGACGAGACGTGGCACCCGGACCTAGGGGAGCCCTTCGGGGTGATGCGCTGCGTGCTGTGCGCCTGTGAGGCG CCTCAGTGGGGTCGCCGTACCAGGGACCCTGGCAGGGTCAGCTGCAAGAACATCAAACCAGAGTGCCCAACCCCAGCCTGTGGGCAGCCGCGCCAGCTGCCGGGACACTGCTGCCAGACCTGCCCCCAGG AGCGCAGCAGTTCGGAGCGGCAGCCGAGCGGCCTGTCCTTCGAGTATCCGCGGGACCCGGAGCATCGCAGTTATAGCGACCGCGGGGAGCCAGGCGCTGAGGAGCGGGCCCGTGGTGACGGCCACACGG ACTTCGTGGCGCTGCTGACAGGGCCGAGGTCGCAGGCGGTGGCACGAGCCCGAGTCTCGCTGCTGCGCTCTAGCCTCCGCTTCTCTATCTCCTACAGGCG GCTGGACCGCCCTACCAGGGTCCGCTTCTCAGACTCCAATGGCAGTGTCCTGTTTGAGCACCCTGCAGCCCCCACCCAAGATGGCCTG GTCTGTGGGGTGTGGCGGGCAGTGCCTCGGTTGTCTCTGCGGCTCCTTAGGGCAGAACAGCTGCATGTGGCACTTGTGACACTCACTCACCCTTCAGGGGAGGTCTGGGGGCCTCTCATCCGGCACCGGGCCCTGGCTGCAG AGACCTTCAGTGCCATCCTGACTCTAGAAGGCCCCCCACAGCAGGGCGTAGGGGGCATCACCCTGCTCACTCTCAGTGACACAGAGGACTCCTTGCATTTTTTGCTGCTCTTCCGAGggctgctggaacccaggagtgggGGTAAGTGGGATGGGGGCAAAACATGTGAGAAGGTTAGGGAGAGCACCTGTCTCAGAAAGGCCCACATGTGCGGCCTTGCAGGACTAACCCAGGTTCCCTTGAGGCTCCAGATTCTACACCAGGGGCAGCTACTGCGAGAACTTCAGGCCAATGTCTCAGCCCAG gaACCAGGCTTTGCTGAGGTGCTGCCCAACCTGACAGTCCAGGAGATGGACTGGCTGGTGCTGGGGGAGCTGCAGATGGCCCTGGAGTTGGCAGGCAGGCCAGGGCTGCGCATCAGTGGACACATTGCTGCCAGGAAGAGCTGCGATG TCCTGCAAAGTGTCCTTTGTGGGGCTGATGCCCTGATCCCAGTCCAGACGGGTGCTGCCGGCTCAGCCAGCCTCACGCTGCTAGGAAATGGCTCCCTGATCTATCAG GTGCAAGTGGTAGGGACAAGCAGTGAGGTGGTGGCCATGACACTGGAGACCAAGCCTCAGCGGAGGGATCAGCGCACTGTCCTGTGCCACATGGCTGGACTCCAGCCAGGAGGACACACG gccGTGGGTATCTGCCCTGGGCTGGGTGCCCGAGGGGCTCATATGCTGCTGCAGAATGAGCTCTTCCTGAACGTGGGCACCAAGGACTTCCCAGACGGAGAGCTTCGGGGGCACGTGGCTGCCCTGCCCTACTGTGGGCATAGTGCCCGCCATGACA CGCTGCCCGTGCCCCTAGCAGGAGCCCTGGTGCTACCCCCTGTGAAGAGCCAAGCAGCAGGGCACGCCTGGCTTTCCTTGGATACCCACTGTCACCTGCACTATGAAGTGCtgctggctgggcttggtggctcagaaCAAGGCACTGTCACTGCCCACCTCCTTGGGCCTCCTGGAACGCCAGGGCCTCGGCGGCTGCTGAAGGGATTCTATGGCTCAGAG gcccagggtgtggtgaAGGACCTGGAGCCGGAGCTGCTGCGGCACCTGGCAAAAGGCATGGCCTCCCTGCTGATCACCACCAAGGGTAGCCCCAGAGGGGAGCTCCGAGGGCAG AGACGAACGGTGATCTGTGACCCGGTGGTGTGCCCACCGCCCAGCTGCCCACACCCGGTGCAGGCTCCCGACCAGTGCTGCCCTGTTTGCCCTG AGAAACAAGATGTCAGAGACTTGCCAGGGCTGCCAAGGAGCCGGGACCCAGGAGAGG GCTGCTATTTTGATGGTGACCGGAGCTGGCGGGCAGCGGGTACGCGGTGGCACCCCGTTGTGCCCCCCTTTGGCTTAATTAAGTGTGCTGTCTGCACCTGCAAG GGGGGCACTGGAGAGGTGCACTGTGAGAAGGTGCAGTGTCCCCGGCTGGCCTGTGCCCAGCCTGTGCGTGTCAACCCCACCGACTGCTGCAAACAGTGTCCAG TGGGGTCGGGGGCCCACCCCCAGCTGGGGGACCCCATGCAGGCTGATGGGCCCCGGGGCTGCCGTTTTGCTGGGCAGTGGTTCCCAGAGAGTCAGAGCTGGCACCCCTCAGTGCCCCCTTTTGGAGAGATGAGCTGTATCACCTGCCGATGTGGG GCAGGGGTGCCTCACTGTGAGCGGGATGACTGTTCACTGCCACTGTCCTGCGGCTCGGGGAAGGAGAGTCGATGCTGTTCCCGCTGCACGGCCCACCGGCGGC CAGCCCCAGAGACCAGAACTGATCCAGAGCTGGAGAAAGAAGCCGAAGGCTCTTAG
- the CHRD gene encoding chordin isoform X4 — translation MPSLPAPPAPLLLLGLLLLGSRPARGAGPEPPVLPIRSEKEPLPVRGAAGCSFGGKVYALDETWHPDLGEPFGVMRCVLCACEAPQWGRRTRDPGRVSCKNIKPECPTPACGQPRQLPGHCCQTCPQERSSSERQPSGLSFEYPRDPEHRSYSDRGEPGAEERARGDGHTDFVALLTGPRSQAVARARVSLLRSSLRFSISYRRLDRPTRVRFSDSNGSVLFEHPAAPTQDGLVCGVWRAVPRLSLRLLRAEQLHVALVTLTHPSGEVWGPLIRHRALAAETFSAILTLEGPPQQGVGGITLLTLSDTEDSLHFLLLFRGLLEPRSGGLTQVPLRLQILHQGQLLRELQANVSAQEPGFAEVLPNLTVQEMDWLVLGELQMALELAGRPGLRISGHIAARKSCDVLQSVLCGADALIPVQTGAAGSASLTLLGNGSLIYQVQVVGTSSEVVAMTLETKPQRRDQRTVLCHMAGLQPGGHTAVGICPGLGARGAHMLLQNELFLNVGTKDFPDGELRGHVAALPYCGHSARHDTLPVPLAGALVLPPVKSQAAGHAWLSLDTHCHLHYEVLLAGLGGSEQGTVTAHLLGPPGTPGPRRLLKGFYGSEAQGVVKDLEPELLRHLAKGMASLLITTKGSPRGELRGQVHIANQCEVGGLRLEAAGAEGVRALGAPDTAAAAPPVVRGLPALAPAKPGGPGRPRDPNTCFFEGQQRPHGARWAPNYDPLCSLCTCQRRTVICDPVVCPPPSCPHPVQAPDQCCPVCPEKQDVRDLPGLPRSRDPGEGCYFDGDRSWRAAGTRWHPVVPPFGLIKCAVCTCKGGTGEVHCEKVQCPRLACAQPVRVNPTDCCKQCPVGSGAHPQLGDPMQADGPRGCRFAGQWFPESQSWHPSVPPFGEMSCITCRCGAGVPHCERDDCSLPLSCGSGKESRCCSRCTAHRRPPETRTDPELEKEAEGS, via the exons ATGCCGAGCCTCCCGGCCCCGCCGGCCCCGCTGCTGCTCCTCGGGCTGCTGCTGCTCGGCTCCCGGCCGGCCCGCGGCGCCGGCCCCGAGCCCCCCGTGCTGCCCATCCGTTCTGAGAAGGAGCCGCTGCCCGTTCGGGGAGCGGCAG GCTGCTCCTTCGGCGGGAAGGTCTATGCCTTGGACGAGACGTGGCACCCGGACCTAGGGGAGCCCTTCGGGGTGATGCGCTGCGTGCTGTGCGCCTGTGAGGCG CCTCAGTGGGGTCGCCGTACCAGGGACCCTGGCAGGGTCAGCTGCAAGAACATCAAACCAGAGTGCCCAACCCCAGCCTGTGGGCAGCCGCGCCAGCTGCCGGGACACTGCTGCCAGACCTGCCCCCAGG AGCGCAGCAGTTCGGAGCGGCAGCCGAGCGGCCTGTCCTTCGAGTATCCGCGGGACCCGGAGCATCGCAGTTATAGCGACCGCGGGGAGCCAGGCGCTGAGGAGCGGGCCCGTGGTGACGGCCACACGG ACTTCGTGGCGCTGCTGACAGGGCCGAGGTCGCAGGCGGTGGCACGAGCCCGAGTCTCGCTGCTGCGCTCTAGCCTCCGCTTCTCTATCTCCTACAGGCG GCTGGACCGCCCTACCAGGGTCCGCTTCTCAGACTCCAATGGCAGTGTCCTGTTTGAGCACCCTGCAGCCCCCACCCAAGATGGCCTG GTCTGTGGGGTGTGGCGGGCAGTGCCTCGGTTGTCTCTGCGGCTCCTTAGGGCAGAACAGCTGCATGTGGCACTTGTGACACTCACTCACCCTTCAGGGGAGGTCTGGGGGCCTCTCATCCGGCACCGGGCCCTGGCTGCAG AGACCTTCAGTGCCATCCTGACTCTAGAAGGCCCCCCACAGCAGGGCGTAGGGGGCATCACCCTGCTCACTCTCAGTGACACAGAGGACTCCTTGCATTTTTTGCTGCTCTTCCGAGggctgctggaacccaggagtgggG GACTAACCCAGGTTCCCTTGAGGCTCCAGATTCTACACCAGGGGCAGCTACTGCGAGAACTTCAGGCCAATGTCTCAGCCCAG gaACCAGGCTTTGCTGAGGTGCTGCCCAACCTGACAGTCCAGGAGATGGACTGGCTGGTGCTGGGGGAGCTGCAGATGGCCCTGGAGTTGGCAGGCAGGCCAGGGCTGCGCATCAGTGGACACATTGCTGCCAGGAAGAGCTGCGATG TCCTGCAAAGTGTCCTTTGTGGGGCTGATGCCCTGATCCCAGTCCAGACGGGTGCTGCCGGCTCAGCCAGCCTCACGCTGCTAGGAAATGGCTCCCTGATCTATCAG GTGCAAGTGGTAGGGACAAGCAGTGAGGTGGTGGCCATGACACTGGAGACCAAGCCTCAGCGGAGGGATCAGCGCACTGTCCTGTGCCACATGGCTGGACTCCAGCCAGGAGGACACACG gccGTGGGTATCTGCCCTGGGCTGGGTGCCCGAGGGGCTCATATGCTGCTGCAGAATGAGCTCTTCCTGAACGTGGGCACCAAGGACTTCCCAGACGGAGAGCTTCGGGGGCACGTGGCTGCCCTGCCCTACTGTGGGCATAGTGCCCGCCATGACA CGCTGCCCGTGCCCCTAGCAGGAGCCCTGGTGCTACCCCCTGTGAAGAGCCAAGCAGCAGGGCACGCCTGGCTTTCCTTGGATACCCACTGTCACCTGCACTATGAAGTGCtgctggctgggcttggtggctcagaaCAAGGCACTGTCACTGCCCACCTCCTTGGGCCTCCTGGAACGCCAGGGCCTCGGCGGCTGCTGAAGGGATTCTATGGCTCAGAG gcccagggtgtggtgaAGGACCTGGAGCCGGAGCTGCTGCGGCACCTGGCAAAAGGCATGGCCTCCCTGCTGATCACCACCAAGGGTAGCCCCAGAGGGGAGCTCCGAGGGCAG GTGCACATAGCCAACCAATGTGAGGTTGGCGGACTGCGCCTGGAGGCGGCCGGGGCCGAGGGGGTGCGGGCGCTGGGGGCTCCGGATACAGCCGCTGCTGCACCGCCTGTGGTGCGTGGTCTCCCGGCCCTAGCGCCCGCCAAACCTGGTGGTCCTGGGCGGCCCCGAGACCCCAACACATGCTTCTTCGAGGGGCAGCAGCGCCCCCACGGGGCTCGCTGGGCGCCCAACTACGACCCGCTCTGCTCACTCTGCACCTGCCAG AGACGAACGGTGATCTGTGACCCGGTGGTGTGCCCACCGCCCAGCTGCCCACACCCGGTGCAGGCTCCCGACCAGTGCTGCCCTGTTTGCCCTG AGAAACAAGATGTCAGAGACTTGCCAGGGCTGCCAAGGAGCCGGGACCCAGGAGAGG GCTGCTATTTTGATGGTGACCGGAGCTGGCGGGCAGCGGGTACGCGGTGGCACCCCGTTGTGCCCCCCTTTGGCTTAATTAAGTGTGCTGTCTGCACCTGCAAG GGGGGCACTGGAGAGGTGCACTGTGAGAAGGTGCAGTGTCCCCGGCTGGCCTGTGCCCAGCCTGTGCGTGTCAACCCCACCGACTGCTGCAAACAGTGTCCAG TGGGGTCGGGGGCCCACCCCCAGCTGGGGGACCCCATGCAGGCTGATGGGCCCCGGGGCTGCCGTTTTGCTGGGCAGTGGTTCCCAGAGAGTCAGAGCTGGCACCCCTCAGTGCCCCCTTTTGGAGAGATGAGCTGTATCACCTGCCGATGTGGG GCAGGGGTGCCTCACTGTGAGCGGGATGACTGTTCACTGCCACTGTCCTGCGGCTCGGGGAAGGAGAGTCGATGCTGTTCCCGCTGCACGGCCCACCGGCGGC CCCCAGAGACCAGAACTGATCCAGAGCTGGAGAAAGAAGCCGAAGGCTCTTAG